GCAGCACTGCTGGCATTAGGCGCTTCCATGTCCTCTTTCGCAGCAACTGGCTGGCAGGAAGAAAATGGTACATGGGTGTACTATGATAAGAGCGGCGACACAGTAACAGAGAAATGGGAAAAGTCCGGTGATAACTGGTTCTATCTTAATGAAGATGGTGAGATGGCTACCGATGTTGTTGTTGAATACAACGACAACTACTATTATGTAGATGAGAACGGTGCTATGGCAGCCAATAAGTGGGTTTCTGTAGAAAATGAAGATTATGGCGATGATGATGATCAGCCAACAAATCATTGGTATTATTTTGGTGCTAACGGTAAGGCTTTTAAGGCTTCCACTAATAGCAGCAATGCAAGCTTCAAGATCATTAATGGCAAGAAGTATGCTTTTGATGATGAAGGTAAGATGCTTTATGGTTGGATCGGCACAGATGGTGAGAGAAAAACCGGCGATGATGCTTGGCAGCAGGGTGTTTACTACTGTGGCGATGAAAATGATGGCGCTCAGGCTGTAGGTTGGGCTCATCTTGAAATCATAGATGACGCTTATGCTTATGATCAAACAAGTGAAGGCGCATCCAGCTATAATGTATTTGATGATGAAAATCAGACACGTTGGTTCTACTTTAAGACTAATGGAAAGAAGACAACCAAGGAAAAAGGCACAACCATCAATGGCAAGAAGTATAGCTTTGATGCTGATGGACGTATGAATGCTGAATGGGTTATCTTTGAAGCAAGCCCAACAAAGGCAACAGCAACTAGTGCAACAGCTGGAAAAGATGGTGGTCAGGGTGCAACTGGTTATACCGAAAGCTGGAGATACTATGGCTCCCCAGAAGATGGAGCAAGAGTTACTAAGGGTTGGTTTAAAGTTGTTCCGGATTCATACTTAAATACTGGCGATTATGAAGATGATGAAGATGCATGGTACTATTCCGATAAAGACGGAAAGTTAGTTGCTTCTAAGATTCAGACTATCAATGGTAAGAAGTATCTGTTTGATCACAAAGGAATCATGAAATCCGGTCTTAAGTTCATTAAGGTAGAGGGCAAGACCGTTATTGATATTGCTTCTGATGATAAGGAAGACAGATATGATACTGGCAGCGATTTCAAGGACAATGCAAAAGCATGGATTGAGAAAGACTATGCAGCATACTACTTTGGTTCTGGTGATGATGGTGCTATGAAGACTGGCAAGCAGACTGTAGGCATCGATGGAGAGAACTTTACTTTCCTCTTCAACAAATCCGGTGGTTCTCAGGGCGCTGGTAAGACAGCTATCGATAGCAACAAGTTTTATCTTGCAGGTATGCTTTTAACAGCTGATAAAGATGATAAATATGCAGTTGTTAAGAAGGAAACAAGTGATAGTGGTAAAGTATCATACAAAGTTATGACTTCTGATGAGTTCATTAAGGAAGATGTTGTTAAAAATAAAGTGACAACTGTTAATAATAAAGAGTATGATGCATACTATCCAGTTGAGGATACTAATTCTGAGTATAAGCTGATTAATACTGCTGGTACTATTCAGAAAAACAAGGATAAGGCAAAAGATGGTCTTGATTATTGCTTTAAGTTAAAGGGAGATAAGATCGAAGCAGTTTATTTAGAGAAATAAATTATTTTGAATAAACCTTTAGCAATACAAAAACCGGTAACAGGGAAACCTGTTACCGGTTTTTTGTGTTATTGTCTTGGCTTTTGTCAATTGTTGGGATGGGGGTGGACAAAATTTATTTACTGTCCGCCATATTATATGTGAATATACTGGTATATTTATATAGAAATGCTTTAGAATATTAAAGAAATAGTCCATTTAGAGGATAAAAAGGGCTTTAATCATAAGTTGCACAAAAGAATAGAAAATGTTATACTTGGTAAAACTGCATGATGATGAAAGGAAGATGCTATGTCTGTAAAAAAGGAAAAAGATGCAAAAATCATAGGCACAAAGAAAGATTTTTTATCAACAGTATTGGGAATCTATGTATTTCTAATAATGGTAGCATTGCCTCTGGTAATTAGGAACAAATATTTTGATATATTGGTTACAAAATATTACTTTTACTGTATATGTACGATTTCCATGTTGATATTGGTGCTGGTTTTTGTCTTTATTGATAGGGTTAGAGTGTTCTCACTTTTTAAGTCATCACAATCTGATAAACTTTTAAAGGGTAGTGATTACGCAGCTTTAGCGTTTTTGCTTATTTCCATTATATCAACAGTTAACTCAGACTATGTATATGAATCTTTTTGGGGTAACGAAGGAAGATTGACAGGACTATTCTTAATTAGCTTATATGTGATCTCATACTTTTGTGTCAGCAGGCTTTGGAGATTTAAATCATGGTATTTTAATTGGTTTCTTGTTGCGGGCATACTTGTGTGTATATTTGGCATAACTGATTATTTTCAGATGGATATATTGCATTTCAAAGTTCTTATGTTAGAATCTCAGAGATCAATTTTCACTTCCACGCTGGGGAATATCAATACGTATACTGCTTACGTGGGTATCATTATGGCTGTATCAATGGTCTTATTTACAACGAGTAAGAAAACCATACAGATAATCTGGTATTATATTAGTATGGTGATTAGCTTTTTTGCTATTATTATGGGCGTAAGCGATAATGCATATCTTTCATTGGCTGCTTTATTTGGCTTACTTCCCTTGTATTTATTCAAATATAAAAGTGGAATTAAAAGATATTTAGTTGTTTTAGCCACATTTTTTACAGTAATTCAATGCATTGATTGGATCAATATTTATTGGAAAGATATGGTTTTGGGAATTGACAGTACCTTTAATATGTTAGTGGCGTTTAGAGGACTACATTATCTGGTTATAGGGCTTTGGATAATTACTGCTTTTTGGTATTACATCGATATTAAGTACAAAACAGTGGAGATAGATTACGGAAATGTATTTCGATATGTATGGCTAGGAGTTATTGCATTTATTGTACTTGTTTTTTTGTATATGTTATATGATAGTAATATTGCGGAGAATTATGAAAGATATGGAAAGCTTTCTTCTTATCTTCTTTTTAATGATGAGTGGGGAACTCATAGAGGATATATCTGGAGAAATGCTATGGAATGCTTTTCTAAATTTTCGTTATGGAAGAAATTAATTGGATATGGTCCTGAGACATTCGGTATACTATTACTGAGAAAAACTGCAAACAACCAGTATCTGGAGATTTTTGATAATGCGCACAATGAATATTTACATTGTCTGATTACAGTGGGAATTGTCGGCTTAACATCATATGTAGCGTTGTTTCTGGCTTGTATAAGAAATTGTTTTAGAAGCGGAAAAAATAATCCTTATATTATAGCAGCTGCCTTTGGTATTATTTGTTATAGTACACAGGCTTTTGTAAATCTTAACCTCCCTATAACTGCACCCATTGTGTGGCTTTTATTAGGGATAGGATCCGCGAAATCAATTGAAGAGTAGTTTGATTATAGAGACTCTCAAAATCAATGGTTGTAGTAAGCAAACATTGATTTTGAGAGTTTTTAAATGTCTCTTTGCAAATAGCTGAAGGGGCTTTGAGCATCCAGTCATTAAATTCCTTTCATTACTGATTACTTTTTTCCAGCTGGCAGATATTATAAAATTATTCTTAGTTCTTCCACTTACGACCTTCAGCTTATTGTAACAGATTAGAATTAGCCTTCCGCAAGTGGCAGAAATAATGGTTTGTTGAAGGTTTCTTATATCACCTTTTTAATTAAAAGGTAATATCTTCATAAAATATTAAATAATAACAGTCCTTTTTACTGTCTATAAGATTGTACTTAGTATATAAAATATGATATACTAAATTAACTTGAGAAAAAATGCAATTAATAATTATGATAAACAAAGGTGTTTTAGATGAAAGTGAATCAAAAATATAAGCGGCTAATTAAACTTTTTTTTACGTTTGGGATTACTTCTTTACTTATTATTTTATATGGCTGGACATGGATTGGACATTATAACAAAATCATCGAATTTCCTTTTTTTAGAAGAGGAAACTGGATGATGATTTTTCTGTATGGAGTCCTGCTTGTTCTTTTTATGACTACATACGGAGGCTTTAAAGTCGGCTATTTGAAAAAGGGAAATCTTATTTATTCCCAGGTTTTGGCAGTAGTATTTACTAATGTTTTTACTTATTTGCAGATTGCGGTACTGGACAAACACTTTCTTAGTCCATGGAAACTTATCTGCATGACCTTGTTGGATTTCCTGGTGATTATAACCTGGACGTTGATATACCAATGGATTTATGGAAAGATGTTTCCTCCCAGAAAGATGCTTTTGATTTCAGGAAAAAGGTCTGATTATCATTTAGTTGAAAAGATAAATTCAAGAGAGGATAAGTATGTAATATGTCAGATTATGAATATAGAACAGGGCCTTTCTGCTTTGCAACAAGAGATTTTTAATTATGACGGTGTCATAATAGGAGATATATCGTCTCATGAACGAAATCTTCTGCTAAAACATTGTTTCGCAAATTCTATTCGTACATATAATGTGCCTAAAATATCAGATATTTTGTTAAAAAGTTCAGTGGAGTTAAACCTTTTTGATTCCCCTCTGTATTTGTCTAGAAATGAAGGTATGACAATCGAACAGCAATTTTTTAAGCGAGTGGTTGATATTGTAGGATCTTTGGCAGGCATTGTGGTATCAAGCCCTCTTTTTATTGTAATAGGACTTAGCATTAAGCTTACAGACCGGGGACCCATATTTTTTAAGCAGACCAGATTAACAAAAGATGATCAGGTTTTTGAAATTTATAAATTTCGGACAATGATACAGAATGCGGAAAAAGATGATGGCCCACGCCTGGCAGCTGAGGGAGATTCAAGAATATTACCGGTGGGGCATTTGCTTCGCAGGACGAGGCTGGATGAGCTGCCCCAGTTATTTAATATTTTAAAGGGTGAGATGTCATTTGTTGGTCCGCGCCCTGAGAGACCGGAGTTGGCAGAAGAGATTATCAGAGAGATTCCGGAATTTTCATATCGTACCAAGGTAAAGGCCGGTTTAACCGGATATGCTCAGATTTATGGAAAATACAACACTACATCTTATGACAAGCTGAAGCTGGATTTAACATATATACGGAATTATTCTTTTCTTCTCGATTTGAAATTAATATTTATGACCCCCAAGATTATGTTTATGAAAGAATCTGCCGAGGGTATTTTACCAGACGCAGAAAATCAAAGGAAGTAATTATGAAAATTTTAACAGTTATTGTTCCCACTTATAATGTAGAGAAATACCTGGATCAATGCTTAAAATCTTTTGTGATACCGGATATCATGGAAGAATTGGAAGTGTTGATTGTAAATGACGGGTCAACAGATACCAGTCCTCAGATTGGGGAAAGATATGCAAACGATTATCCTGGAACCTTTCGCATGATATCTAAGGAAAACGGAGGACACGGTTCAACAATCAATACTGGAATTGAAAATGCTGAAGGAAGATATTTTAAGGTAGTGGATGGTGATGACTGGGTTATTGCGGAAGGACTTAAAAACCTGATATGTTTTCTGAAGACTGTGGAGGCTGATATGGTCCTCAGCAATTATTATTGGGTAGATGATTTGACTAGAAAGGTGAGCAAAGAGGTCCCTAAGGTATGTCCAGAGGATTTGTACGGAAAAATTGTTTCGTTTAACAGTGTTTCAAATCAGATATTTTTTAAGATGCATGCTATTACATTCCGGACAGAAATTCTTAAAAAGATTCCTGATAAAATAGATGAACATTGTTATTATGTTGATATGGAATATATAACATTTCCTATTCCTTTTATCAAAACTGTCGGAGCTGTACCTGACTTTGTTTATATGTACCGTATTGGACAGCCGACTCAGAGCGTTAGCATGGAAAATATGAGAAAGCGCTGTATGCAGCATGAGAGAGTTGTAAACCGTTTGTTAGAATATTATGAAAAACATATGGATGTATCTAATGAAGCGAAGAATTGTATGGAAAAAATAATTGCTAGAAGTGTAACAAGTCAGTATAAGATTTACATGAGCTTTAAAGAAAATAACCTAGATAAGATTATTTTTTATGAGAAAGAATTGAAAAAGAAATATTTTAACATATTTCAGAAAATAACAAATCCGGCAGTATTAGTATTGAGATGGTCAAATTATAAATTATATTATTTGATCTCGCTGGTAGTTCGCCATTCCATTAAGTAACCCAATTTGCTGAGTGAATTTTATATATACGGAGCCAAGAATGAAAAATATTAAAATATATATTACACATACTCCTAATAAAGAGAACCAACTAATACAGCTCCCCATGATTCAGAATATAATAGCCGGCGCAGATTATCAGACTGAGCCGGTTCCGGAGGGCATGATTCTTGATAATACTGGAGACCATATTTCTTTACTAAATAAAAGTTATTGCGAATTAACTACTCAATATTGGGCATGGAAAAATCAAGAATCTGATTATTATGGTTTTTGCCATTACCGCCGGCTTTTTTCTTTTAATGAAGAAGAACTGAAAGAAGATGGTTGGGGAACTATACCTTTGAACTATTTAAATCATGAAAATCTTAAAAAATTAAAGTTTGATGAGAAAAATATTCGAAGTGTAGTTGAAGCGTATGACTTTATCATAGCGAAAGGAATCAATGTTAAGTTATTAAAAGCACGAACGGTAGCAGATCACTATAAAAAAGCTGAAGAGTTGAATTATAAAGATTTTGAGACGATGATGGATATTATAAGAGAGAAGTATCCGTTTTTGTATGACAGCGCAAAAGCATATGTGCAAGGTGATACGTTTTATCCATGCAATATGTTTGTTATGAAAAAAGATTTATTTCACCAATATTCGGAGGTCTTATTTGGTATATTGGGGGAATTTGAAAGAAAGTGGGATATTTCTGGCTATTCAATCCAGGCAATGCGGACTATCGGACATTTGGGAGAACGGATTGCTGGAATTTATTACACTTATATTCAATCACTAAAAACATATAAAACAAAAGAATTACAAATTGCTTTATTTAAGAATACTCAAAGACGCATTGCTGTGATGAATGATAAGGAGGACTCGGTAATCCCTGTTGTTGTAGCAGCAAATGATTTTTATGTTCCATATATGAGTGTATGTATTCAGTCTATCATTGAGTCAACAAAGAAGCAATTTTGTAAAATATTTGTGTTTCACACAGATATCAGTGCTGAGAATCAAAAACTGCTTTGTCTTCAGGTAAAAAAGAGTTCTAATATAGTGTTGAATTTTATTCAAATTGGAGAATACGTTGATAATTACAGGCTGCAATCCAAAGACCACATAACAGTTGAAACTTTTTACCGCTTCCTGATATTGGATATTATGAAGGAATATGAAAAAGTGATTTATTTGGATTGTGATTTAATTGTATGCCGGGATTTATCTGAATTGTATGAGACAGACTTGGAAAACAATTATATTGGTGCTGTCTATGATGTGGACTTTGCAGGGCAGCTTAATAGTCCATGGCTGCGTATAAAAGAGTATGAGCGTAAAACCTTGCATCTGAAAGATCCTTATAAATATTTTCAGGCTGGTGTCCTTTTAATGAATATCAGTAAGATGAGAAAGGCGATTACAGCGGAACAATTGCTGGAAATGGCAACTACTGGGATTTACAAGTATTCAGACCAGGATATATTAAATATTGTATGCGAAAACCGAATCACCTATTTGAATATGTCATGGAATGTGATTACGGATTGCAATGGCAGAAGAATTTCAGAGGTAGCCAGCAGAGCACCGGCTAATCTGTTTGAACAGTATATGGAGTCACGAAAATCTCCGTCGATTATTCACTATGCAGGAATACAAAAACCATGGAAGAGAGCTTCTGAAGATTATGGATGGATATTTTGGGAGACAGCCAGGCGGACTCCGTATTATGAACAGATTTTGGAGCGTCTATGTGCAGGCCATGATTCTCAAAAGAAGATATCCAATGCAGGAAATGGCGGTTTAGTCAAGCGTGTGGGATATTGTTTGTTTCCAGTAGGGACAAAACGGCGGGAACTAATTAAAAAAATATATTTTTCAATTGTAGATTAATATTGAACAATATAGAAAATGAGGAGAGTCATGAATTCGTTAGTAAATCGAATTATAAATTGTTATCGGTATAAAGATTTAATTATCCAGCTTGTTCAAAAGGATGTGAAGTTAAAATACAGGAGAAGCTTTCTTGGTTATATTTGGAGTATTTTAAATCCACTACTAATTATGTTGGTCATGATAATTGTTTTTGGTAATATGTTTGGATTCGCAACGCCTAATTATCCTGTATATTTATTAATTGGCCAGACCTGTTTTAATTTTCTGTCGGAATCCACAAACCAATCCATGTTTTCAATTATTGGGAATTCAGCCTTATTAAAAAAAACATACGTACCTAAGTACGTTTTTACAATTTCAAAAATCAGCAGTTCCATGGTAAATATGATATTTGCCATGGGGGCATTGGTGATTGTTAGTATAATTTGCAAGGTACCATTAAGCTGGTATGTACTCTTTGTTCCTGTTGTTGTGTTGCAATTGTATATTTTCTGTATGGGTTTAGGGCTGTTTTTAGCCCAGGCTACTGTCTATTTTAGGGATGTTCAACATATTTACAGTGCCTTTTTGACTGCTTGGATGTATTTGACTCCAATATTTTACTCGGCGAGTACTCTCCCGGAACCTTTGTTTAAAATTATTAAATATCTTAATCCCATGTATGGCTATATTACTCAGTTCAGAATAGTTGTATTAGAAGCGCGTATGCCTGATGCTCAGTTGGTTATCCAAGGGACAGGAGTGGCACTAATCATGCTGTTATTTGGGGCATGGTGTTTTTATAAGACACAAGATAATTTTATATTATATATTTAACCGTTGTAAGGAGAGGCAGGTCTTGAAAAAAAAAGAAAACATTGTTATGGGCAATAATGAATATGCAGTTCAGGCTACGGATGTGGTGGTTCGTTTTAATATGGCATCTGAGCGCATAGATAATCTGAAAGAATATTTTGTAAAGCTGATACAGCATAAACTGATGTTTCAGGAATTTTTAGCAATAAAAGATGTGACTTTTGATGTTAAAAAGGGTGAGGCATGGGGATTAATAGGGACCAATGGATCCGGGAAGTCTACATTACTTAAACTGATTTGTGGAATTATGAAGCCTTACAAGGGAAATGTCACTGTTAACGGAACAATTGCACCTTTAATTGAACTTGGAGCAGGATTTGATGGCGAGCTTACGGCAAGAGAAAATATTTTTTTGAACGGAGCAGTATTGGGGCATTCAAGAAAATACATGCAAGAGCATTTTGACCAGATTGTGGAGTTTGCAGAATTACGGGATTTCCTGGATATGCCAATTAAGAACTATTCTTCTGGTATGGCAGCACGATTGGGATTTTCTATTGCTACAGTAGTAAAACCGGATATTTTAATTGTTGATGAGGTTCTGTCCGTGGGGGATTGGGCTTTTCAGCAAAAGTGTCAGATAAGAATGAAAGAGATGCTGAATGCCGGTGTAACGCTTTTATATGTATCCCATGATATAGAATCTGTAAAGCGGCTTTGTACGCATGCACTTTGGCTTGATAAGGGAGTTAAGCGCATGGGTGGAGAGGTCAATGCTGTATGCGATGCATATATGGAGGCACTGGAGTAATTATAGTGTAAACTGCTAAAAGGGTAAAGTGAGGTGATTACAAATGAAGCAAAGCATTAACTTTAATAAGAAAAATTGGATTTCATTAAAAATAGATCTATTGTCATTGCCTGTTTTACTTTTGCAATTTAATTTACTGCTCAAGTTATTTTCCAATGTGATTGCTCATTGCAGGAGCATGCAATTGTATGTTTTAAAATTATTGAATGATTGTGCAGACTGGATTTCTGAAACTGTCAGATCCAATATTCAAACTCTAAAAGTATTTTACAAAGATTTTAAATTGAAAAACTTTCATTTAAATATCAACAACAAGGACATGTTGAGAAGATGCGGGAATCTTCTGTTTTTTATGTCGCTGAGCATTTTTTTCTTTCAAAATACCTTGGGAGTCAGTGTTTTAAATCTTGTTGGGGATTGGTGGAGATTAACTTTATTTTTAAAAAAGATCTGTGTTTTCATTGCTGTATTAAAAATAGCATTAGATATGGCTGCATGTCGATATGATTTAAAAGAATTTTGTGTAATTACGGTCATTAGTGTTTTACAATATGTAATTTATTTAAAAACGGGAAATATGGCAATGGTTGTTTTGTGGGTGTTTATTTTAGCTGCAAAAGACGTTGATTTTGACCTGATTATTAAATATTCTTTTATTATCAATGTTTATCTTATGGTTTTTGTGGTTACCAGCAGTCTTTTCGGAATAGTAGAGGACAGAATCTATATTCGTGCTAATGGAGCTTATCGGTATAGTTTGGGGTATCAGTATACTACAAATATAGCAAATCTTTATATGCATATGATTTTTATGTATGTGTATTGGAAGAAAAAAAGGATAAGTATTGTATCAATGATTTTGTTGATGATAGTGAATGTCCTCATTTTCAGACTGACTGACACGAAAAATGCATTTGCTATGGGCTGTATGGTATTGATTGGTGCTTTTATAATAAAAGTGTCTGTCTATTTTTCAAAACCTCATAAATGGATAAATTGGGTATATCTATGTTCCATACCATTTTTTGCAGTTGTATCTGTTGTAGTAACCAGTTTCTACAATAAAGATGTATCTTGGATGAATACGATAAACAACATTTTAAGCGGAAGGTTGAAGTTGGGGTATGAAGGAATTAAACAATATGGAATAGGCTTATTCGGGAATAAAATTGAATGGGTGGGTGGGGGATTTATTTATGAAATAGAAAATAAGAGTTATAATTATGTGGATTCCTCTTATGTTCAGTTTCTTTTAGAATTTGGTATGATTGCCTTAATATTAGCATGTATTTATTTTATAAAGCTGAATTATAAAGCGATAAAAAGGAAGGATGTCTGGTTCGGCCTGTCCATGTTTGTGATTGCAGTGCACAGCATTTCCGACCCTCAGCTTATGTGGCTGGAGTGTAATCCCTTTCTTTTATATGGACTAAGCAAGTCCTACGAGATGTCCGATGGTACAGAAACTAGTTCATTGATGCCCGAAAGCTGGAAGAAAGTAATAAATAAATGCTTAATGATAGGCGCATTTATTGCCGCATTATATTTCAGCTATAGAATCTGCCGCATTATACGTACTTGGATGACAATGTATCAGTTTTATGAAGTCGAAAGACAAAAATATTTTATTTTGTTTTATATTATTTTGGCAGGCATAATAACATGTGCAGGAATAAATATTGGTAAAGTGAAAATTATAAACCGGCTATTTACGGCTGGTAGCATACTGACAATTAGTATAGGCTTTTGTCTTATCCTATATATGATTACTGAAAAGCAGACGGATTACCAGAAGGATATAGAAAAAGGAATTGATTTGGTGGAAAACATAAAGGCACAGGGGATTCGGTTAGATTCGGTTTATGTGGATGACATTCCTTATTGTTATGAGAGAAAGTTGAAGAATGTTTCTGTAATTATGGGCAAGATGCCCCAGAAGGGCGAGAATGCTATAGTATTTACTAAAAAAGGAAATATTAATCAATTTCTTTATAATCATCAATATTATGGCAGCTTACTTTCTAATAAGGAATATGTGTTTGTAAGCAGTGAAGAATTAAAAGGTGAGATAGAAAGACAGGGCTTTGACTTAAAAAGATATTATGATGGAATCGAGTCTGTAAACTTAAAAAGCCTTGCTAGAATAAACCGGCTTCCTATAATATACCTGGAAAATGGAAAAAAGGCCATAGAGGTTAACGGAAATGAAGAATCTTTGATTTATGGACCATATCTGACTATTTATAAAGGGAAATTAAAGGTCACATATGAATTAACACTGCTTGATACGGATGTTGGAGTTGGTGAAGTGGCAAAAGCAAGAATATCAAGTGATTATGGGCAAAATATAATGACTTATAGAAGTATAGACAAAGAGGAATTTAATGATAAAAATCAATTGACTGTGAGTATGGTTCAGGACATTGGAGATAGTGCGAATATGGAGTTTCTACTCTTCGCTGTTGGAAAATCAAAAATAGCAATTTCATCAATAATTTATCAAATAATCAGCGAATAAATAAGGCTGATATGCAAGGAGAATATTAGAAATGAGCGAAATAAAAATATTTGTTACTCACACACCTAATAAAGAAGATTACAGAGTCAGAAATAGTCTTTTAGTAGATGTAATTGCTGGCTCTCATTATCAAATAAAGCCATTAGACGGCGACTATGTAATGGATAATACTGGTGATAATATATCTATAAAAAATAAAATGTACTGTGAATTAACAACACAATATTGGGCATGGAAAAATGTTGAAGCGGATTATTACGGCTTTTGCCATTATAGAAGATTTATGTCGTTTGCTAATGTGCAGGCAGAGACTCCGGACATCAGAGAGCAAATTTGTGTTAAGGTATTAAATGACTATACGGTAAAAAAATATAATTTGGATGATGAAATCTTAACAAAGAAATTTATAGAGCAATATGATTGTATTCTTCCTATGCAACAGGATCTGAGAAAGTTGCCGACTCCCAAGGGAAGGAAAAAAAATGTATACGATCATTTTGCAGGGCACGATAGACTTTTTATGAACCAGGACGATTTGAATAAATTACTGGAAGTAATTAATGATCTATTTCCGGAATATAGTGATGACGCCAAAGTATATATGGGGAACCCATATTTTTGGGGATTTAATTGTTTTGTTTTAAAAAAAGAGTTGTTTAATAGCTTATGTGAATTTGAATTTGGGGTCTTAGAAGAATTGGAGAAAAGGATTGATCTTAATCTATACAACCAGCAAATGACCAGAATATATGGTTTTATGGGGGAAATCTTATCAAGTATCTTTTTTTTCCATTTGCAAAAGGCAGATAAATCGTTGCGTGTGGCAAATGTTCGGCTGATATATTTTGAAGATACAAAAGATATCAAGCCTATATATCCGGTGGCGGACAGTAAAAAGCCGATTGTATTTAATATAGTTGGGGTAGAACCTTACTTATTTACTGTGACCATTCAATCTTTTTTGGCCAGGGTGAGAAATGACATTCCATATGATGTTATTATTTTACATGGAAATCTTTCGGACGGATATGCAGTTACCTTTAAAATGCTATTTGGGAATCATGAAAATATTCGAGTAAGCTTTATTGACACCAAATGTGTATTTGGTAATGTACAGGATTTAAAATCAAATAAAGTGGATGCACGTTTGCTGCTTCCTTGGATACTGACGGAGTATTCTCAGATTATTTGTATTAACTGGAACACCCTGTTTCAATGTGAACTTGAAAAAATTATAAATATGGAAATAGAGCCTGTCTGCATATCCGGAAGCAGAGATATTAGAATGCTTGGAAAAGTTAAGGGGCTGGATGATTCCTATGAACTGTTTGTAGAAAAGGAGTTGGGCATTCATAACATTTGTGATCTCATTGATACTGACATAATTTATATGAATTTGGATAAAATCAGATCCAGATATACAATGCAATCACTTTTTCAGCGGATAAGTGAAGTTAAAGTTCCATTACATTTTAGTG
The nucleotide sequence above comes from Lacrimispora sp. BS-2. Encoded proteins:
- a CDS encoding DUF4422 domain-containing protein, translated to MKNIKIYITHTPNKENQLIQLPMIQNIIAGADYQTEPVPEGMILDNTGDHISLLNKSYCELTTQYWAWKNQESDYYGFCHYRRLFSFNEEELKEDGWGTIPLNYLNHENLKKLKFDEKNIRSVVEAYDFIIAKGINVKLLKARTVADHYKKAEELNYKDFETMMDIIREKYPFLYDSAKAYVQGDTFYPCNMFVMKKDLFHQYSEVLFGILGEFERKWDISGYSIQAMRTIGHLGERIAGIYYTYIQSLKTYKTKELQIALFKNTQRRIAVMNDKEDSVIPVVVAANDFYVPYMSVCIQSIIESTKKQFCKIFVFHTDISAENQKLLCLQVKKSSNIVLNFIQIGEYVDNYRLQSKDHITVETFYRFLILDIMKEYEKVIYLDCDLIVCRDLSELYETDLENNYIGAVYDVDFAGQLNSPWLRIKEYERKTLHLKDPYKYFQAGVLLMNISKMRKAITAEQLLEMATTGIYKYSDQDILNIVCENRITYLNMSWNVITDCNGRRISEVASRAPANLFEQYMESRKSPSIIHYAGIQKPWKRASEDYGWIFWETARRTPYYEQILERLCAGHDSQKKISNAGNGGLVKRVGYCLFPVGTKRRELIKKIYFSIVD
- a CDS encoding ABC transporter permease, translated to MNSLVNRIINCYRYKDLIIQLVQKDVKLKYRRSFLGYIWSILNPLLIMLVMIIVFGNMFGFATPNYPVYLLIGQTCFNFLSESTNQSMFSIIGNSALLKKTYVPKYVFTISKISSSMVNMIFAMGALVIVSIICKVPLSWYVLFVPVVVLQLYIFCMGLGLFLAQATVYFRDVQHIYSAFLTAWMYLTPIFYSASTLPEPLFKIIKYLNPMYGYITQFRIVVLEARMPDAQLVIQGTGVALIMLLFGAWCFYKTQDNFILYI
- a CDS encoding ABC transporter ATP-binding protein, whose translation is MGNNEYAVQATDVVVRFNMASERIDNLKEYFVKLIQHKLMFQEFLAIKDVTFDVKKGEAWGLIGTNGSGKSTLLKLICGIMKPYKGNVTVNGTIAPLIELGAGFDGELTARENIFLNGAVLGHSRKYMQEHFDQIVEFAELRDFLDMPIKNYSSGMAARLGFSIATVVKPDILIVDEVLSVGDWAFQQKCQIRMKEMLNAGVTLLYVSHDIESVKRLCTHALWLDKGVKRMGGEVNAVCDAYMEALE
- a CDS encoding DUF4422 domain-containing protein — encoded protein: MSEIKIFVTHTPNKEDYRVRNSLLVDVIAGSHYQIKPLDGDYVMDNTGDNISIKNKMYCELTTQYWAWKNVEADYYGFCHYRRFMSFANVQAETPDIREQICVKVLNDYTVKKYNLDDEILTKKFIEQYDCILPMQQDLRKLPTPKGRKKNVYDHFAGHDRLFMNQDDLNKLLEVINDLFPEYSDDAKVYMGNPYFWGFNCFVLKKELFNSLCEFEFGVLEELEKRIDLNLYNQQMTRIYGFMGEILSSIFFFHLQKADKSLRVANVRLIYFEDTKDIKPIYPVADSKKPIVFNIVGVEPYLFTVTIQSFLARVRNDIPYDVIILHGNLSDGYAVTFKMLFGNHENIRVSFIDTKCVFGNVQDLKSNKVDARLLLPWILTEYSQIICINWNTLFQCELEKIINMEIEPVCISGSRDIRMLGKVKGLDDSYELFVEKELGIHNICDLIDTDIIYMNLDKIRSRYTMQSLFQRISEVKVPLHFSEYANMLFEDRQVLDACLCVYYTESMKENNLIRQVPLFIFNEYNKAKLNPLVLSYSPDLIWSFESKDFIDKYWSLAAETGYYHKLIGYFEGYSNDNNKDINRGPYILKQLRGGIQCVKDHGVIYTFCYSLKKMFN